One Bifidobacterium angulatum DSM 20098 = JCM 7096 DNA window includes the following coding sequences:
- a CDS encoding transglycosylase domain-containing protein, whose protein sequence is MPKKNSLTLRRVLSLLLTYVMLCLGGGVVVAALFAPGVFLANETTKAVVPSLKVEGVDFDVTSLPQKSVMYASDGTTKIAEFYADNRTVVPLKKISKPMRQAVVAREDRRFFQHHGVDIQGVMRAFVQTFIKKGSMQGGSSLTQQYVKNVLSMQARESGDSIAQYHASEQTIARKVREMLIAVQMEKKYTKYEILQGYLNIAQFGNHNLYGVESAAKRYFNTTAAKLTIGQAATIAAITKNPAKYDPSEDGNLKEAQNQRDIVLDLMLQEGYISQKQHDEAQSVPLKDMLDIQNVDSGCQVAGDAAFFCDYVTRQILKNKEFGATEAERNKLLKEGGLRIVTTMDVKANTAAMNAARETIPPDDPSGFEVAIAAIKPGTGEVLGFGLNRIYDATDRAQTDSTRTAVNYAVDEADGGGWGFQVGSTWKPINLVAWMQNGKPINQVLRTSTSYNIASFSCNGYGFAGTWSVQNSGGGTVANESPLQGLVMSHNTTQGAMAQQIGLCSIADAAKSMGYHNSIQGKEDVYDSNSFQAPMTIGSVQASPLTMANVYATIAANGVECTPIAITEMTSQRGKSYKVPSANCHQAIDPKIAQTAAYAINQGVTTAGGNVVDAQLANNRKTFAKTGTNEDTYMLTAGFVPQVATFVGVGNAESPQSFNYKTINGVTRPTWYGMYIAEPAWKKFMQTYLDSANIPIDNNYGDADPKYMTGTGSKTGTSVSSGTTTYTNRSTTNGTTTNNGTTTNNGATGNTNTNTNANTTN, encoded by the coding sequence ATGCCGAAAAAGAACTCCCTGACACTCCGTCGCGTGCTCTCATTGCTGCTGACCTATGTAATGCTGTGCCTGGGCGGCGGTGTAGTCGTGGCCGCGCTGTTCGCCCCTGGTGTTTTTCTGGCGAACGAGACGACCAAAGCCGTGGTGCCTTCCCTGAAAGTCGAAGGCGTTGATTTTGATGTGACGTCCCTGCCGCAGAAGTCCGTGATGTATGCTTCCGACGGCACGACGAAAATAGCCGAATTCTATGCAGACAACCGTACCGTCGTACCACTGAAGAAAATCTCCAAACCCATGCGTCAGGCCGTGGTGGCCCGAGAGGATCGTCGATTCTTCCAGCACCATGGCGTTGACATCCAAGGCGTGATGCGTGCCTTCGTGCAGACCTTCATCAAGAAGGGCAGCATGCAGGGCGGTTCCTCGCTCACCCAGCAGTACGTGAAGAACGTGCTGTCCATGCAGGCGCGAGAAAGTGGCGATTCCATCGCCCAATACCATGCCTCCGAGCAGACCATCGCGCGTAAGGTGCGTGAGATGCTCATCGCCGTGCAGATGGAAAAGAAATACACCAAGTATGAGATTCTGCAGGGCTATCTGAACATCGCCCAGTTCGGAAACCACAATCTGTATGGTGTGGAAAGCGCCGCGAAACGGTATTTCAACACCACCGCGGCGAAACTGACCATCGGCCAGGCCGCGACCATCGCCGCCATCACAAAGAACCCGGCGAAGTACGATCCCTCCGAAGACGGCAATCTGAAAGAGGCGCAGAATCAGCGCGATATCGTGCTCGACCTGATGCTGCAGGAAGGGTACATCAGCCAAAAGCAGCATGATGAGGCTCAGAGCGTTCCCCTCAAAGACATGCTGGATATTCAGAATGTCGATTCCGGCTGCCAGGTGGCCGGTGATGCGGCGTTCTTCTGCGATTACGTGACCCGCCAGATTCTGAAGAACAAGGAGTTCGGTGCCACCGAAGCCGAACGCAACAAGCTGCTGAAGGAAGGCGGTCTGCGCATCGTCACCACCATGGATGTGAAGGCGAATACGGCAGCCATGAACGCGGCGCGTGAAACCATTCCGCCGGACGATCCCTCCGGCTTCGAAGTGGCGATTGCGGCCATCAAACCAGGTACCGGCGAAGTGCTTGGATTCGGCTTGAACCGCATCTATGACGCTACCGACCGTGCGCAGACGGATTCCACCCGTACCGCGGTGAATTATGCCGTTGACGAAGCGGACGGCGGCGGCTGGGGCTTCCAGGTCGGTTCGACATGGAAGCCGATCAACCTGGTCGCTTGGATGCAGAACGGCAAGCCGATCAACCAGGTATTGAGGACTTCCACGTCCTACAACATCGCCAGCTTCAGCTGCAACGGCTATGGATTCGCCGGAACATGGTCCGTGCAGAACTCTGGTGGCGGCACGGTGGCGAATGAAAGCCCGCTGCAGGGCTTGGTCATGTCGCATAACACCACCCAAGGCGCGATGGCCCAGCAGATCGGCCTATGCTCCATTGCGGATGCGGCGAAGTCCATGGGCTACCACAATTCCATCCAGGGCAAGGAGGACGTGTATGATTCGAACTCGTTCCAGGCTCCTATGACCATCGGCTCGGTGCAGGCATCTCCGCTGACCATGGCGAACGTGTACGCCACCATCGCGGCGAACGGCGTGGAATGCACTCCGATCGCCATCACCGAAATGACCAGCCAGCGCGGCAAGTCCTACAAGGTCCCCTCCGCGAACTGCCATCAGGCCATCGATCCGAAGATCGCCCAGACCGCTGCATACGCGATCAATCAGGGCGTGACCACGGCCGGCGGCAACGTGGTGGACGCCCAATTGGCGAATAACCGCAAGACCTTCGCCAAAACGGGTACCAACGAGGACACCTACATGCTGACGGCCGGCTTCGTGCCGCAGGTCGCGACATTCGTGGGCGTCGGCAACGCGGAAAGCCCGCAGTCGTTCAACTACAAGACGATCAACGGCGTGACCCGCCCGACATGGTACGGCATGTACATCGCGGAACCGGCATGGAAGAAGTTCATGCAGACCTACCTCGATTCCGCGAACATCCCGATCGACAACAACTACGGCGATGCCGACCCGAAGTACATGACAGGTACCGGTTCGAAGACCGGCACCAGCGTGTCGTCCGGCACCACCACGTACACCAACAGAAGTACGACCAACGGCACGACGACCAATAACGGTACGACGACCAATAACGGCGCCACCGGGAACACCAATACCAATACCAACGCCAACACCACGAACTAG
- a CDS encoding lipoate--protein ligase family protein, protein MRGEYKTPGGKLVGVRVTHDGTGRWHCHVDGDFFIDGDDAETLTVVSAMERQLERCACLMNGGTDADNGRNLTVERRVEHSLAAVLDDHPTIRLVGTGVGAIATAFMRAFDSVDPDSTIKPTAAQSQSSVSLQSSAQISRTTSSDQQEQWLQRWRDLCPDVVLDRPRTPAEQMDADMRWAREVAAGERRPVIRFWQWAAPCVVVGRFQSIRDEVHESVARAQGMQVVRRCTGGGAMFIEPGNTITYSLYAPLEFVSGVSIARSYQLCDYWLIHALRGLGLDAGFSGLNDISSQYGKIGGAAQRRFPAPHGGNGAAAGAVLHHVTLAYDIDAEAMGRVLNTSREKMRDKAVRSAVKRVDPLKRQTGMSRDALVEYLMESIRAFIR, encoded by the coding sequence ATGCGAGGAGAGTATAAAACCCCCGGCGGCAAGCTCGTCGGGGTTCGCGTGACGCATGACGGGACCGGCCGATGGCACTGCCATGTGGACGGCGATTTCTTCATCGATGGCGATGACGCCGAAACCCTGACTGTTGTCAGTGCCATGGAACGACAGCTGGAACGGTGCGCTTGCCTCATGAATGGCGGCACCGATGCCGATAACGGTCGGAACCTCACTGTGGAACGGCGTGTGGAACATTCGTTGGCCGCGGTACTCGACGACCATCCGACTATTCGACTGGTGGGGACTGGCGTCGGCGCCATCGCCACGGCATTCATGCGGGCGTTCGATTCCGTCGATCCGGACAGCACAATCAAACCGACCGCTGCGCAATCGCAGTCTTCCGTATCGCTGCAGTCCTCCGCGCAGATCAGCCGAACCACGTCATCGGACCAGCAGGAGCAGTGGCTGCAGCGCTGGCGCGATCTATGCCCGGATGTAGTACTTGACAGGCCACGCACGCCAGCCGAGCAGATGGACGCCGATATGCGTTGGGCCCGTGAGGTTGCGGCGGGGGAGCGCAGGCCCGTCATCCGCTTCTGGCAGTGGGCCGCGCCATGCGTGGTGGTGGGGCGATTCCAATCCATACGCGACGAAGTGCATGAAAGCGTGGCGCGGGCACAGGGGATGCAGGTGGTCCGGCGTTGCACGGGCGGCGGCGCGATGTTCATCGAGCCTGGCAACACCATCACCTATTCGCTGTATGCGCCGTTGGAATTCGTAAGCGGTGTCAGCATCGCCCGGTCGTACCAGCTGTGCGACTACTGGCTCATCCATGCGCTGCGTGGGCTTGGGCTTGACGCCGGTTTTTCCGGGTTGAACGACATCTCCTCGCAATATGGCAAGATCGGCGGTGCGGCGCAGCGCAGATTCCCCGCGCCGCACGGCGGCAATGGGGCAGCGGCCGGCGCGGTGCTCCACCACGTGACACTCGCCTATGACATCGATGCCGAGGCGATGGGGCGTGTGCTGAACACTTCGCGCGAAAAGATGCGGGACAAGGCCGTGCGATCCGCGGTCAAACGCGTCGACCCGTTGAAACGGCAGACGGGAATGAGCCGTGACGCGCTTGTCGAATATCTGATGGAATCGATTCGCGCATTCATACGGTAA
- a CDS encoding Crp/Fnr family transcriptional regulator — protein sequence MPEQENILFHTALFKQVSPEQAGELIEYLNQGVYNRGDVIFRQGSTDHRMYLLESGRVKLIRESADHRVQLLSIHAPGEMLGEIPVFDPKGGPRTASALAMHDGTQVVWLEREVLFHWLDEHPKVAVDMLQVMAGRMRDNNERISDLVFMDVPARLAKTLINLASRFGEPIEAGVKVPHDLTQEELAQLVGSSRETVNKALMDFANRGWIARDGRSIVIYQPGMLIRRSRR from the coding sequence ATGCCAGAGCAGGAGAATATTCTGTTCCACACCGCGTTGTTCAAGCAGGTGTCTCCGGAACAGGCCGGTGAACTGATCGAATATCTCAACCAGGGGGTGTACAACAGGGGCGATGTGATCTTCCGCCAAGGATCGACAGATCATCGCATGTATCTTCTGGAATCCGGCCGGGTCAAACTTATCAGGGAGTCGGCGGATCACCGTGTGCAGCTGCTGTCCATCCATGCGCCGGGCGAGATGCTCGGCGAGATTCCGGTGTTCGACCCCAAAGGCGGGCCTCGCACCGCATCGGCGCTCGCCATGCACGACGGAACCCAGGTGGTGTGGCTGGAACGCGAGGTGCTGTTCCATTGGCTTGACGAGCATCCCAAGGTCGCGGTGGATATGCTGCAGGTAATGGCCGGCAGAATGCGGGATAACAATGAGCGCATCTCCGATCTGGTGTTCATGGATGTTCCGGCCCGTCTGGCCAAGACGCTGATCAATCTTGCCTCACGGTTCGGCGAACCGATCGAAGCGGGGGTGAAGGTGCCTCACGACCTGACCCAGGAGGAGCTGGCGCAGCTGGTCGGATCGAGTCGTGAAACGGTGAACAAGGCGCTGATGGATTTTGCGAATCGAGGTTGGATCGCACGCGATGGACGGTCCATTGTGATCTACCAGCCCGGTATGCTGATCAGGCGTTCGCGCAGATAA